AGAGCGTCGCACAGCGCCTGCAAGACGATCTCGCTCGCGACGTGGCGCCACCGCCGCTCATCGACGTGGCGCGGGTCAAGGCGCCGACCGAACCCGTCGCCACCACGGCCGACCGGTACACGGGGTGGCACGGCCGCCTCACCGATCAACCCGTGGTCCGGGGGCTCATCGAGGCGTCCCACGACGCGGCGTCCATCCGCCTTTACGCGCCCGCCAAGCCGCGCTTGGGCAAGCGCCGCTTCGACCGGTGGCTGGCGCGGTACCAGGCTTCGGTCGATCCGCTGCTGTCGCCCGAACGGGCCGAGAGACTGCTCGCCGGGCCGTGGCACGGCGACATGGACGCGATGGGGCTGCTGCTGGCGCTCGAAACGTTCACCTTCGAGGCCCTGGTCGCCCAGGTGCGGCGCATGCCGTCGCGACTCGACGTGCTCTTCCTGACCGTCTACCTGGTGCTGGGCGTGCTCGACCGCATCCTGGGCGAGCGGCGCGTCTACCTGGACGGGCCCGAGGCGATCTGGCAAGTCGTGCGCCATCCCGACGTCGTGGCCGGGTTCGGCGATCGGTACCCGGCGGCGTTCGACCGCCCGGACGCGCCCGGCGACTTCTTCGCCGACCTGGCGTACCTGGAGCGCTGCGGCCTGCTCTACATCCTGCGGCGGCTCGAACGCGTGCGCAACGTCTTCGCCGAACGACCCAAGTTCGGCTCCACCGGCTGGGGGCGGCGCCTGGCCGACCGTCTTGCCGAACCCGCCGGCGCCAGGCGACTGGCAGCCGTGGCCGCCGCCGTCGAGAAGCTCATCGCTCCGCACGCGGCGACCTACCAGGAGTACTTCTCGTTGCTGGTCTCCGAGGACGAAAGCGCCACCGCGCGGCGGCGCGAACTGCGCCGGATGATGCCGGTGCCCATCACGCGCTGATCGGGATTCACCGCCGGTGTACCGGCCGGGTTGCGCTATAGTGGGGCGTGCACGCGATCCTCGCCCTGGCCCTTGCCGCGCAGGGGCCCGCCATGCAGTTGCACGGCGTTCCCGACGTCATCCAGTCGAACTCCTGGTCGTGCGGCGTCGGCGCCGTCCAGGCGGTCATGACCTACTACGGCCAATGGGGCTACCAGGACACGTACGCCAAGGAACTTGGCACCTCCGAGGACCAGGGCACGCACCCGGCGCGGATGACCGAATTCTTCAACAAGCGGGGGCTGCGGGCCGAACTTCGCGAGGGCCTGACCGTGGCCGAGTTGCGGCGCTTCGTGGACCAGGGCGTGCCGGTGATCGTGGACTTCCAGGCCTGGGGCAAGCCCGGCACCGATTACCGGCAGGCCTGGGAGGAGGGGCACTACTGCGTCGTCGTGGGTTACGACCGGCGCGGATTCTACCTGGAAGACCCCTCGCTGCTCGGGACCCTCGGCTTCCTGGAGTACGCTGACTTCGAACGCCGCTGGCGCGACTACGAGATCGAGGACGGCAAGCGGCGGCCCTACGTCCGGGCCGGCATCGTGGTGAAGGGGAAGAAGAAGCCTCCGCCGCGGATCAGCCCGATCGAGTAGTCCGGACCGATCCCGCGGCTGCAACGCAGGCGTGGGGGTGTCCGGACTATTGCGCGGCCACCGATGCAGCGGGTGGGGCCGGCCTCCGTGCCGGCCGCTAAGCCGGAGCGAAGCGCTGTCAAGTCCCCCGCTTGCGCTGTTCGAGTTCGTCGAGGGTCTTCGGCCAATCGCCGTGGAAGAGCCTCGACAGGCTGCGATCGGCCAGCAACTTGCCGCCGGTCTGATAGCGCGGCTCTGATGACTTCGCTCCGGCATCGCGGCCGGCACGGAGGCCGGCCCCACCCGTTGCATCGGTGGCGCAGGCCTCCGTGCCTGCGTCCGATAGGCGCCAGGTCATTTGAGCGCCGCTATGACACATCGCGCAGTAGTTCGCCTCGTTCTCGGCGTACACGATGCGCTGCACGGGCGACGCGCACCGCGGGCAGAGCTGGCCGTAGCGCCCGTGGACCGCGAAGTCGGGCCGGAAGGCCGTGACCTTCTCGGGGAAGCCGTCGCCCACTTCCTGCCGCAGGCGGTCGGTCCAGTCGGCCAGGGTACCGCGGATGGTGTCGTAGAGCAGGCGCAGGTCCCCGGTCCCGAGGCGCGACGTGAGGGTGACGGGCGACAAGCAGGCCCGGTGCAGGATCTCGTCGCTGTAAGCGTTGCCGATGCCGCTGACAATGCGCGGATCGGTCAGGGCGCGCTTGAGCGTGCGGTTCTCGCGGGTCAGGGCGGCGCGGAACCGGTCGAAATCGGCCGCCATGACCTCCAGGCCGCCCGGATCGAAGTCGGCGAGCGCCTGTTCGTGAGCGACCACGTGGAGCGACGCCCGCTTCTTGGGGCTGGCCTCGGTCAGGAACATGGAGCCGTGTTCGAAATCGAACGCCGCCAGGTTGATCTTGCCGCCCAGGCCAGCCCCGGCCTTCTTCCAGTGGAAGCGGCCGGCGATCATCAGGTGGAAGACCAGGAAGAGGGGGAGATCGAGCTCCCAGACCACGCGCTTGCCGATGCGCCGGAAACCGCTCACCACGCGCCCTTCTGCCGCAGACAGCGGGGGCGCGGCCGTGCGCACCAGGAAGGGGCTCGCCAGCCGGATCCGCTCGATCTTGCGGCCGCCCAGCAGCGCGCCGAGGCGCTCGACGTAGAGGGTGATGTCGGGCAGTTCGGGCAACTACAGGTGTTCCTGGAGTTCCACCGGATCGTGCGCCGACAAGATGCGCACGCCCATGCCCGACCGGTGGAGCTTGCGCAGCCTCTCCTGCGTGCCCAGTCGCACCTTGCCGTCGGATTGCGCGACGGTCTGGAACGCTTCCAGCCCGACCGGGCACTCGCGCTGCGGCTCGCAGCGTAGTTCCGAGCGGTGGAAGTAGGCGTCGCCGGCGTGCAGCAGCCAGCGCGCCCCCTCCTTGAGCGCCACGCCGGCGTGGCCGTCCGAGTGCCCGGGCAGCGCCACCAGGCGGATCTCGGGATCGATGCTCACGACCGCGCTCGGGAACCCGAACCACGCGTCGCCGAACTCGTGCGGCTCCCAGCGCGGCCCGTGGGACCAGTGCACCTTGCGGTAACGGCCGGCCTGGGAGTGGGTGGCCACCGTCAGTTCGCGGGCCGCCACGTGGACGCGGGCAGCCGGGAAGTCCGCCAGGCCACCCGTGTGGTCGAGATCCAGGTGCGTCAGCACGATATCCTCCACGTCGCTTCCGCGGAAGCCCAGGCGTTCGACCTGGGCCAGAGCGGTCTCGCCCGGATCGAGCACCGGGCGGGTGAGCCAGCGCCAGAAACCCGGCAGCCGGGTCTCGGGTTCCGCCACGTCCCGCAGGCCCAGCGCCGCTTCGACCAGGATCAGGCTCGCGGAGGCCTCGACCAGCAGCATGTGGGAGGTGAGGGTTCCCTGGTCAAACAGGCTACCGGCGCCCTCCACCGCCCATTTCCCGATGGGGTGGAGCGTGGCGCCGTTGAGGTGGTGCACGCGGCCCGGCTCGAACGCCCGTGGCGCGGCCGCTCCGCCCAGCAGGGGCGCCAGGCCGGCAAGCCCGCAGGCGATGCCCGCGAGGACGTGGGCGCGAGCGAGGCGGTGAGGGACTCTCATGCGGCTTCCATCATACTGGGGACGGCTCCCTGACAATGGTATAATTCCTATCTCAAAACTCCTGCGCCCGTAGCTCAGGGGATAGAGCAGCCGCCTTCTAAGCGGCTGGTCGCTGGTTCGAATCCAGCCGGGCGCGCCATTTCGGGCGGCCCGCAGGGACTCGGATCGGTGCTACACGGCGGGTGTAGCCAAGAGGTTAAGGCAGAGGATTGTGGATCCTCCATTCGTGGGTTCGAGTCCCATCATCCGCCCTCCGCGCCGCGAAAGCGGCGCGTTTCTCCGTCAGCGACGCGGAATCATCTCAGGCTATAATCCAGGTTGTTGCGCCCGTAGCTCAGTGGATAGAGCACTTGCCTCCGGAGCAAGGGGTCACAAGTTCGAATCTTGTCGGGCGCGCTACGTGAGGGTCCGGGGACGCAAGGGCCCGCCGACCTGGCGCCGGCGCGGTTAAGGCCTTAACCAAGTTCTGCCTGAGGCAAAAGTACGTAGGTACGCGGGCGCCGGACCGGAGCCGCCCGTGTCGGCAACCCACTGGCTGGCTCCAATCCGGAACGTCCACCGGCAGGCCCTCCGCCCGCCTGTCCGGGAAGCCGCCCTCCAGCCGGCGCGCCCGCCGGCCGTGCGCGGGCTGGACAGGGCCTTGCCGACGAGCGCGAACTGCGCGAAGAGCAGTCCCTTGACCTTTCCTCTCACTGGCGCCTCCTCAAAACCACCGGCGGAGCCAGTCCTGCTCGAACAGGACCTTGCCCCAGTGGTAGAGGCGCCCGGGACGGCGGAGCGCCACCCGCGACGCCGGCTCGGCGTAGAAATCGCCGCGCGCCAGGGCGGCCCGGCCGTCGCCGAGTCCGCGGAGCGGCTAGAACCGGTCGCTGATCATGTCGATTGTAGTCAGGTCAGCCTTCCGGCGGGCGGCGCGGATGCCGCCGACGACCGAACCCGTGCCGTAGACGATCACCCCGAGGGCCGCGACAGGCAGGACCACCTTGGCGGCGGTGGTCGCGGCCGATTGGAACGCCGCCCGCACCGAGCCCACGGTTTTCACGGCGCCGGTCGCCAACCCCTGCGGCAGGCCGCGTGCCGCCGCTGTGCCGGTCGCGGCGACCGCGGTCTCGGCGACGGCGGCGGTCGCATTCGCCGCGACCGAGGTAACCGTGGCCGTCGTGGCCGCGGCGGTCACGGCGCCGGCCGCGGCACTCCCCGCGGCACCCGCGAGTACCGCGCCGGCCGCCGTCGGCGCGGCCTGCGTCGAACCCTTCACGGCCGCGGCGGCGATCAGGCCGCCGACGATCGTGCCGGCCACGGTGCCGAAGGCCTTCGTCATCTCCTGGCCGGCGGCCTTCCCGAGGGTCTCCGAGGTCCAGGCGAAGATCGAGTTCATAGCGCGGCTCTGATGACTTCGCTCCGGCATCGCGGCCGGCACGGAGGCCGGCCCCACCCGTTGCATCGGTGGCGCAGGCCTCCGTGCCTGCGTCCGATAGGCGCCAGGTCATTTGAGCGCCGCTATCAGACCCTCGCGGAAGGTGTTGGTCTCCTCGCCGACGTGCACGATCTCGACCTTGTGCCCGGCGAAGCGGCCGAAGTAGCCGTTCTTGACGCCCGCGGTGGACCCGCGCAAGTAGGCGACGTAGAGATCTCCCTCGCTGGTCTTGAAGAAAATCTCGTCGAGGCCGTTGCCGTCGGTAATGGCCTTGGCCTTGTCGAGGATCTTGTCCTTCTCGCCCGGAAGCACGACCTTGCGGACGTCCCCGAAGGTCCGCGCGCCGACCGAGAGTTCCCTGATCATGAGCTTGCTCCTGCCTCCGAGCGAGTTATCGGAGGCGCGGCCCGTCAGGGTTCGGGCCGATCGTTCAAACCGGGTTAAGGATTCTTGGCTGTCTGGTCGGTCGCCGATCCCGAATCGCGAGTGACCTTCTGCACGACGCCGGACGACGTCGTCGTGGCCAGGCTCAGTTCGCCCTTTCCCGTGCTCATCCGCTCATCCTCTCTCCGGAAACCCACCGCTGTCGTATGGCCTATCGGCAGAGAAATGGAACGGCTTGCGAGATTTGACGGTAATCAAGCGCGCGAGCAAGGTCGCTGCAACAAAAGCAAGGTCCCCGCAACAAATCCCGCGCTATTGCTCGACGATCCAGGCCACCCGGCCGGTGACGACGACCAACGCCGCGGGATCCACGTCGACCTCGGCGCCGCGCGAGCCCGGCGTGGCCAGGCCGAGGCCCAGGCGGACCTCCCTGGCGTCGAGGGTGGGGTTGGGCAAGGCCGCGAGGACGCGGTAGCCCTTGCGCGTCTCCTGGAGCCGCGACACGAAGGCGAAGCTCAGCGTCTGCGTCGTCTGCTCGTCCTTGACGCCGGGCGCGAGGACCCGGTCCGTACGCACGACCAGGTTCGTGGTCGGCCCCTCGGTCGCGTCGAACGCCTTGGCGGACGCGAAGAACAACTGGACCGTGGCCGGCACGGGCAGTTCGTTCGTGAGCGTGTACTCGATGGTTCCGCCCGGGGACCTTCGGCCCTTCACCTCCGCGGGAAGCGGGACCGCCATGCCATCGTCCCCCGCGGCCGCCGGGAACTTGACGTAGGTCGTGGCGGCCGAGCCCGCGAGGTCGGGCAACAGCGGCACCTTCGCCTTCGTGGCCGCAGACGGCGCGCCGCTCCCGGTGCCGGCCCAGAGGTCCTTGAGCGTCGCCTTGATCTCGAAGGAGGACGAGTAGACGACCGTGGTCGCGATCGCCGACCCGAACGGGCACCCGGCGGTCGTCAACGCCGCGGCGAGGATGAAACGAACGGCGACGGTTCTTGGCACGGGCGAGCCCTCCGACCCGCTCATGTCACCATGGGTCGCCTTCCGCGTCACGACTCCGGGGGCTCGGAATAGCCGGCCCTGGCCATGATCGCGCGGACCACGGGAGTCTTGGCGTCGGCATAGTGCTGCACGAACCGCCACTCCCGCCTCGCCAGGTCCCGCTTGACCTGTGCGTAACGCTCCAGATCGTCGGGATGCGCCCGGAGCCAGTCGCGGAATGCCACCATCCGGTCGACCTCGGGGCAACCGGCGGTGAAGACGTGGAGGTTGCAGGCGGTGTCCGGCCCCTTGAAGACCCGGTGCTGGAACCAGTTTGGCTCGCGGATGCGCAGGACGTAGCCCGAGCCTTCCAGATCCGAGACGTAGCTTTTCTCGGCGGAAGAGTCCGGCACGGCCAGAACCATGTCGACGACGGGCTTGGCCGGCAACCCCGGCACGCTGGTGGACCCGACGTGCTCGAGCAGCAGGACCCTTTCTCCCAGGGCGGCCCGCACCCGGTCGGCCTCCCGGCGAAACAGATCCGGCCAGCGCGGGTCGTAGTCCACGACCACGACCTTGGTGCCGTACGGGACCACCGCGCCGACCGTGTAGGCCTGGATCTCCGCGTCGGTCCGCAAGGAGCCTTGCTCAGCCATGGCCGCCATCCCCTCCGTCATACGCCGTCGTCACCAGAAGTCGCGGATCCCGTCCTTGTGGGCCTGGATGACGATGCGGGCGCAGGCCTCGGCGTCCGAAGCGGCGTCGTGGTGCTTGAGCGGGATGCGTAGTTCCCGGCAGACGTCGGGGAGCTTGGTGAGGTAGATCTCCCAGGCCGATCGCGCCAGACGCATCGTGCAGACGAACGGCGGGGCGGGCGGCGAGTGCCCGGAGGCTTCACAGCAGGCCGAGAGTACCGATCGGTCGAAGGACGCGTTGTGCGCCGCCAGGAAATCGGCGCCGTCCAGCAACGGAGCCAGTTCGGGCCAGACTTCGCGGAACTCGGGCGAGTCGGCCACATCGGTCCACGAGATGCCGTGGATGTAGGTGAACATGAACCGTTTGCGCGGCGGCCGGATCAGGCGGGTCTGCCGCGAGACGATGCGCCACTTCTCGACGCGGACCAGGGCCACGGCGCATGCGCTGTCGCGGCCCTGATCGGCCGTCTCGAAATCGATGGCGACGAACGTCGGCGGCATGGGTTCGCTCCCCCGGTGGCGGCAAACGCTGCTACGTCGGATCGATCATTCCCCGTTCCGCCGCCCTTGCTCCTGAATCGAGCCGGAAGCCGCGTCAGGCCTTCTGGGTGGCCGTCGCGAGGCCCTTGGCGGCCCCCATCGCGGCGCCCGCCGGCCCGCCGGTGAAGAAGCCGACCACGGCCGGGACGGCCACCTGCGCGAACTTCTTGAACGCGCCGCCGATCTTCTGGCCGCAGCTCTTTTTCTTCTTCTTGGGCTTGGGAGGCGCCGGGTAGGCCTCCTGCGCCCGGTTCACCGCGTCGTTCTGGTCGGCCGGCGGAGCACCTATCTTCGCCCACTTGGCAGTCTTGGCCTGGTACTCGGCCAACTCCTGCTTGTAGATCGCATCGCGGTTCAGCGACGACGTCGTCGCGGTAGCGTTGGCTACAGCCATGATCGACACCTCCCGGCCCGCAACCGGGCCGTCCCCACTTCCCTCGTCCTCGCATGTGTTGTCCGCGAATCGCAGGCTTCACTTGATTGGAGGCGTATTAAGAGTCAAATAAAGGATCGTTCTTCAACTGACGTCGAGCAGGCGTTCGGGCGGCCAGCCCAGCAGGGCGTACATCTGCGCGAAACCCGCCTGGTCGAGCAGGTTGCCCGGCTTGCCATAGGCGCCGATGCCGCCGCCGGAAAACAGACCCGTGGCGGGATCGCGCGCCTCGCGCCAGGCGCGATCTAGGTACGCGGTCATCGCGGCCCGGTAACGCGGATCCGGGGCAAGGAGATCCAGTGCCAGGAGGTTGCGGAAGAAGATCGCGTTGAACGCGGGCGACGACTTCCAGAGCCGATCGTCCTGGCCGAAATGGGCCAGGGCGGCGTCGGCCGTGGCCCTGGCCCGCTCCAGGTAGCGCTTGTCCCCGGTGATCCGGTAGAACAGCACGTCCGAACCGATGGGCGTGCCCTGGTTGTAGCTATGGATCGCGCGATCCACCGCGCCGTCGTCGCCCAGGTTGTCCCAGTACAGGCCCTCCGGGCTCCGCAGGCGCGCGTCCAGGAACGCGTCCTGGCGCTTTGCGAAGGCCAGGTAGCGCTCGTCCCGCGTGGCGAGGTACAGCCGCAGGGCGACCTGGATCGCCGGCGCCGTCGCGCAGGTGTTGCGAGTCATGCGGTCGGCCTTCTCGAGCCAGTACATCCCGCCGTCGCGATGCTGGCCGGCTTCGAGGAACCGGAAGAGTTCCTCGGCCTTCTCGAGATAGGCGTGCTGGCCGGTCTGGGCGTGCGCCTGGAGGAAGTCCAGGGCGATCCAGGCGTTGTCGTCGTAGTAGCGGCCGGCGCCGCGCAACTCGTCGATTCCCCCGGAATAGGCGCCGTCGCGCTTGTAGAAGGACAGGCCGGCCATGAGATCGTCCACCTGCCTGTAATCCCCGGTGAGCGCCGCGAGATCCAGGGCGGCGGCGATCGCCTGCCCGTGCGGCCACACCGTGGCGGGCGCCAACGGCTCGCCGGCCCGCTCCAGGTAAAGCCCTCTGCCGGGAATGGCCAGCGCGGC
Above is a genomic segment from Candidatus Tanganyikabacteria bacterium containing:
- a CDS encoding MBL fold metallo-hydrolase, with product MRVPHRLARAHVLAGIACGLAGLAPLLGGAAAPRAFEPGRVHHLNGATLHPIGKWAVEGAGSLFDQGTLTSHMLLVEASASLILVEAALGLRDVAEPETRLPGFWRWLTRPVLDPGETALAQVERLGFRGSDVEDIVLTHLDLDHTGGLADFPAARVHVAARELTVATHSQAGRYRKVHWSHGPRWEPHEFGDAWFGFPSAVVSIDPEIRLVALPGHSDGHAGVALKEGARWLLHAGDAYFHRSELRCEPQRECPVGLEAFQTVAQSDGKVRLGTQERLRKLHRSGMGVRILSAHDPVELQEHL
- a CDS encoding C39 family peptidase; the protein is MHAILALALAAQGPAMQLHGVPDVIQSNSWSCGVGAVQAVMTYYGQWGYQDTYAKELGTSEDQGTHPARMTEFFNKRGLRAELREGLTVAELRRFVDQGVPVIVDFQAWGKPGTDYRQAWEEGHYCVVVGYDRRGFYLEDPSLLGTLGFLEYADFERRWRDYEIEDGKRRPYVRAGIVVKGKKKPPPRISPIE
- a CDS encoding 3'-5' exonuclease, giving the protein MPPTFVAIDFETADQGRDSACAVALVRVEKWRIVSRQTRLIRPPRKRFMFTYIHGISWTDVADSPEFREVWPELAPLLDGADFLAAHNASFDRSVLSACCEASGHSPPAPPFVCTMRLARSAWEIYLTKLPDVCRELRIPLKHHDAASDAEACARIVIQAHKDGIRDFW
- a CDS encoding GrpB family protein, with amino-acid sequence MAAMAEQGSLRTDAEIQAYTVGAVVPYGTKVVVVDYDPRWPDLFRREADRVRAALGERVLLLEHVGSTSVPGLPAKPVVDMVLAVPDSSAEKSYVSDLEGSGYVLRIREPNWFQHRVFKGPDTACNLHVFTAGCPEVDRMVAFRDWLRAHPDDLERYAQVKRDLARREWRFVQHYADAKTPVVRAIMARAGYSEPPES
- a CDS encoding AGE family epimerase/isomerase, which produces MRPLAAAGPAASTTPPAADSYDPRPGVPTEGVPERWPALVPGPVRGFLVRVGAAAAWLGDRLAGLFGREPAGRGAHSPAGRAQAAWRAADAALAIPGRGLYLERAGEPLAPATVWPHGQAIAAALDLAALTGDYRQVDDLMAGLSFYKRDGAYSGGIDELRGAGRYYDDNAWIALDFLQAHAQTGQHAYLEKAEELFRFLEAGQHRDGGMYWLEKADRMTRNTCATAPAIQVALRLYLATRDERYLAFAKRQDAFLDARLRSPEGLYWDNLGDDGAVDRAIHSYNQGTPIGSDVLFYRITGDKRYLERARATADAALAHFGQDDRLWKSSPAFNAIFFRNLLALDLLAPDPRYRAAMTAYLDRAWREARDPATGLFSGGGIGAYGKPGNLLDQAGFAQMYALLGWPPERLLDVS